A single region of the Novosphingobium sp. SL115 genome encodes:
- a CDS encoding DUF2171 domain-containing protein, whose product MDVIGADGAHVGTVDGVEGDRIKLTKKDSGAGFAGGTHEGHHHYLSSGLVASVEGEVVRLSANGDVAWGMLEEK is encoded by the coding sequence ATGGATGTGATCGGCGCAGATGGCGCCCATGTCGGCACGGTCGATGGTGTTGAAGGCGATCGGATCAAGCTGACCAAAAAGGATTCGGGCGCGGGCTTTGCCGGCGGAACCCATGAAGGCCACCATCATTATCTGTCCAGTGGGCTGGTTGCCAGTGTGGAAGGCGAAGTAGTCCGCCTTTCTGCCAACGGCGATGTGGCCTGGGGCATGCTGGAAGAGAAATAG